The following coding sequences lie in one Pseudorasbora parva isolate DD20220531a chromosome 18, ASM2467924v1, whole genome shotgun sequence genomic window:
- the epdl2 gene encoding ependymin, giving the protein MKILFLIPLCLSLILSSGAQRPEPCKSPPLLEGALTAFIPGQHLRVFEKFSYDAYGQNVRVLASGRDGNQTFFVDRLLLFREGVSYEIHYRNQTCIKTALKVPFRHIGVPHDAHFLSQMVLGSSSIEGQGLLVNNWNGTVEETKENYLLTFTAFGCVPLYTIDFTQKGELSVMTSFFDLVEGIEDPNVFIPPSFCDSVKVLPAKEGVVEKYLIGLL; this is encoded by the exons ATGAAGATCCTGTTTCTGATCCCACTTTGCCTGAGTCTGATTCTCAGCAGCGGGGCACAGAGGCCTGAACCCTGCA AGTCTCCACCCTTGCTAGAGGGGGCACTGACCGCG TTCATCCCTGGGCAGCACTTGCGTGTTTTTGAGAAATTCTCCTATGATGCCTACGGTCAGAATGTCCGAGTTCTAGCATCTGGAAGGGATGGGAACCAGACCTTCTTTGTAGACAGGCTTCTGCTCTTTAGAGAG GGGGTCAGCTATGAGATCCACTACCGCAACCAAACTTGTATTAAGACTGCATTAAAAGTGCCATTCAGACATATCGGGGTTCCCCATGATGCTCATTTCCTGAGCCAAATGGTCTTGGGTAGCAGCTCTATAGAAGGACAAGGATTGCTCGTCAATAACTGGAATGGAACAGTGGAAGAAACAAAAG AAAACTACCTGCTGACCTTCACTGCCTTTGGCTGCGTGCCTCTCTACACCATTGATTTCACACAGAAAGGGGAATTATCTGTCATGACAAG CTTCTTTGACCTCGTGGAGGGAATAGAGGACCCGAATGTCTTCATCCCACCTTCGTTCTGTGATTCTGTGAAAGTGCTGCCGGCCAAAGAAGGTGTCGTGGAAAAATACTTAATCGGTCTTCTTTAA